The following proteins are encoded in a genomic region of Thermococcus sp.:
- a CDS encoding NAD(P)/FAD-dependent oxidoreductase produces the protein MRHVIIGAGGAGTAAAETIMANSEDEVLVINREKTLPYSPAALPYYIEGTVRRDGLFVWNWHFVRSSGIDYLMGREIIKVDTEAKKVLLDNGEEIDYDRLLISSGATPSIIPQFRRENVIGVRTLEDAKRLRTVRGRAIIIGAGPVAVETAIALKRLGADPVIICRSRILRRLFDEDISDIIRDVMILNGVKVLFEKSIDLVGDPVKGVKAPCGVIHGDIVVAAIGVRPNLSFLDGRIALGERGGILTDERMRTNVEDVYAAGDCAETRDLVTGRYGIFAIWPLAREQGRVAGYNMLGVEKRYRGSINMNIITIFDRVFASIGTFIGARKEAWHGSHIAKLFIENSRLNGAQLIGEYALQYAGAVEYLIRTRREVKIDSMSDTKSFVKGVWEKMEINQRTLS, from the coding sequence CCGCCGCTGAGACGATAATGGCCAACTCCGAGGACGAAGTTCTGGTCATAAACAGGGAGAAGACCCTTCCCTACTCGCCGGCGGCCCTGCCGTACTACATAGAGGGAACCGTGAGGAGGGATGGGCTGTTCGTCTGGAACTGGCACTTCGTCCGCTCAAGTGGAATAGACTACCTCATGGGCAGGGAGATTATTAAGGTCGACACGGAGGCCAAGAAGGTGCTCCTCGACAACGGGGAAGAGATAGACTACGACAGACTACTCATCTCGAGCGGTGCAACGCCCAGCATAATTCCGCAGTTCAGGAGGGAGAACGTCATAGGTGTTAGAACCCTGGAAGACGCCAAGAGGCTCAGGACGGTGCGTGGGAGGGCCATAATAATTGGTGCCGGGCCGGTGGCGGTTGAGACTGCGATAGCCCTGAAAAGGCTCGGGGCAGACCCGGTAATAATCTGCCGTTCGAGGATCCTCAGAAGGCTCTTCGACGAGGACATCTCGGACATCATAAGGGACGTGATGATACTGAACGGCGTCAAGGTTCTCTTCGAGAAGAGCATAGACTTAGTTGGCGACCCGGTTAAGGGGGTCAAAGCGCCCTGCGGTGTCATCCACGGCGACATCGTGGTCGCGGCAATCGGGGTAAGACCCAACCTGAGCTTCCTCGACGGAAGAATAGCCCTTGGAGAGAGGGGTGGCATACTCACTGACGAGAGAATGAGGACGAACGTGGAAGATGTTTACGCGGCAGGAGACTGCGCCGAGACGCGCGACTTGGTAACCGGGCGCTACGGCATCTTCGCCATCTGGCCACTCGCGAGGGAGCAGGGAAGAGTGGCAGGCTACAACATGCTCGGCGTTGAGAAGCGCTACCGCGGCTCGATAAACATGAACATCATAACCATATTCGACAGGGTCTTCGCCTCCATAGGGACTTTCATCGGGGCGAGGAAAGAAGCCTGGCACGGTTCGCACATAGCAAAGCTCTTCATCGAGAACAGCAGGCTGAACGGGGCACAGCTCATCGGTGAATACGCCCTCCAGTACGCCGGAGCCGTTGAGTACCTCATCAGGACGAGGAGGGAGGTTAAGATAGACTCGATGAGCGACACGAAGTCGTTCGTTAAGGGGGTGTGGGAGAAGATGGAAATCAATCAAAGGACATTGTCTTGA